The following coding sequences lie in one Phalacrocorax aristotelis unplaced genomic scaffold, bGulAri2.1 scaffold_225, whole genome shotgun sequence genomic window:
- the SLC17A7 gene encoding vesicular glutamate transporter 1 isoform X1, with product MGSGASGPHPWREAAWRPRPSAAPTRGRWWPCPWPASWCNTRDGAPSSMSMAALGCAGTCSGCWCPTRARPSTPPSPPRSASTSRRASGRASAATPCCWTFYLLLISQPAYFEEVFGFEISKVGPCPRPGGTPESGGWGVCGTRGSGCPTADGPAGGAALGPAPPGDDDRRPHRGPNRRFPALPGADVDHQRPQDDELRRVRYGGDAAAGGGVLAVPCCRHLLPRPGCRLQRLCHLRVQCQPPGHRPPLRQRADGALQRGGDALGDGLSPHCGGPHPAQDAGGVAVGVPHRGARALRGRGLLWRLCFGGATAVGGAAARGGGASGAQGRGQRRRGGGGGGGGRGGRGGTAGWAPPGIWGYRHHPHPWPPRGDLWVSPPLPTPYTGDPPGTPPNPKPPPCPTPPAAPRTPHGRPPSPSSLYIYKYREGLRPLDRPPSPCELQAWPAGGTGRHWGTGGVVGYVLGGTGGCWKGSWGY from the exons ATGGGATCTGGAGCAAGTGGGCCCCACCCCTGGAGAGAAGCCGCCTGGCGACCACGGCCTTCTGCG gctcctaCGCGGGGGCGGTGGTGGCCATGCCCCTGGCCGGCGTCCTGGTGCAATACACGGGATGGAGCTCCGTCTTCTATGTCTATG GCAGCTTTGGGGTGTGCTGGTACCTGTTCTGGGTGCTGGTGTCCTACGAGAGCCCGGCCCAGCACCCCACCATCTCCCCCGAGGAGCGCAAGTACATCGAGGAGAGCATCGGGGAGAGCATCGGCAGCAACCCCCTGCTG CTGGACCTTCTACCTGCTGCTGATCAGCCAGCCCGCCTACTTCGAGGAGGTGTTCGGCTTCGAGATCAGCAAGGTGGGACCCTGCCCCCGTCCCGGGGGGACCCCGGAGtccggggggtggggtgtgtgtggaacCCGGGGGTCCGGGTGCCCCACGGCTGACGGCCCCGCAGGTGGGGCTGCTCTCGGCCCTGCCCCACCTGGTGATGACGATCGTCGTCCCCATCGGGGGCCAAATCGCCGATTTCCTGCGCTCCCGGGGGCTGATGTCGACCACCAACGTCCGCAAGATGATGAACTGCGGCG GGTTCGGTATGGAGGCGacgctgctgctggtggtggggtACTCGCGGTCCCGTGCTGTCGCCATCTCCTTCCTCGTCCTGGCTGTCGGCTTCAGCGGCTTTGCCATCTCCG GGTTCAATGTCAACCACCTGGACATCGCCCCCCGCTACGCCAGCGTGCTGATGGGGCTCTCCAACGGGGTGGGGACGCTCTCGGGGATGGTCTGTCCCCTCATTGTGGGGGCCCTCACCCGGCACAAG ACGCGGGAGGAGTGGCAGTGGGTGTTCCTCATCGCGGCGCTCGTGCACTACGGGGGCGTGGCCTTCTATGGCGCCTTTGCTTCGGGGGAGCCACAGCGGTGGGCGGAGCCGCCGCGCGAGGAGGCGGAGCCTCTGGCGCCCAGGGGCGGGGCCAGCGACGacgaggaggagggggagggggaggaggaagaggggggcggggggggaccgCCGGGTGGGCCCCCCCCGGGATATGGGGCTACCggcaccacccccacccctggcCCCCGCGGGGAGACCTATGGGTgagcccccccctccccaccccctacACTGGGGaccccccagggaccccccccaaccccaagcctcccccctgccccaccccccccgctgcccccagGACCCCCCATGGCcggcccccctccccctcctcactgtacatatataaatacaggGAGGGGCTGCGGCCCCTGGATCGGCCCCCGAGTCCGTGTGAACTGCAGGCCTGGCCTGCTGGGGGCACCGGGAGACactggggcactgggggggtggtagggtatgtactgggaggtactgggggATGCTGGAAGGGGTCCTGGGGGTACTGA
- the RPL13A gene encoding large ribosomal subunit protein uL13, whose product MAEPRVLVIDGRGHLLGRLAAIVAKQVLLGRRVVVVRCEGINISGNFYRNKLKFLAFLRKRMNTNPSRGPYHFRAPSRIFWRTVRGMLPHKTKRGQAALERLKVFDGIPPPYDKRKRMVVPAALKIIRLKPTRKFAFLGRLAHEVGWKYQAVTAALEEKRKEKAKLRYNKKKKLMSLRRRAERNVEKKTEPFTAVLRQHGLLL is encoded by the exons ATGGCGGAGCCGCGG GTTCTGGTGATCGATGGCCGCGGGCACCTCCTGGGGCGGCTGGCGGCGATCGTGGCCAAGCAGGTGCTGCTGG GCCGCCGCGTGGTCGTGGTCCGCTGCGAGGGCATCAACATCTCCGGCAACTTCTACCGCAACAAAC TGAAGTTCCTGGCCTTCCTGCGGAAGCGGATGAACACCAACCCATCGCGGGGGCCCTACCACTTCCGCGCCCCCAGCCGCATCTTCTGGCGGACGGTGAGAG ggatgctgccaCACAAGACGAAGCGGGGGCAAGCAGCGCTGGAGAGGCTGAAGGTGTTTGATGGCATCCCCCCACCCTATGACAAG CGCAAGCGCATGGTGGTCCCGGCTGCTCTCAAGATCATCCGTCTGAAGCCCACCCGCAAG TTCGCCTTCCTGGGCCGGCTGGCGCACGAGGTGGGCTGGAAGTACCAGGCAGTGACGGCGGCGCTGGAGGAGAAGCGGAAGGAGAAGGCGAAGCTGCGATACAACAAGAAGAAGAAGCTGATG AGCTTGCGGCGCCGGGCCGAGCGCAACGTGGAGAAGAAGACGGAGCCGTTCACGGCCGTGTTGCGCCAGCACGGGCTGCTGCTCTGA